AAACCAAAAACAAATGACAAGATGATCCCAGTTAGCATAGCACCAGGGAGTCACGGGAAACAAGCTATAGCATACTTGAGTTCTGTAAAAAAGCCGAACAATAAAACCGTGTCGGAGAATCAATCCATCCTCATATCCAGCAATCAAACTAATGTTAACTCCAATAATCAAAAACTGTTTCTGACGCCCATGAACGTGCCTAAAATACCAAACACCAAATTTATTCTACCTGTGACTCTACCCGCAACTATGGCGTCCAAGGGTCCAATAATAAACCTTCAGATAGCCAATGGACAAATACAGAATGATCCCCAAGGAAACATCACAGTAATGAGGGACACTCCAGTGGAAACATCGGAGATGCCACCATTGCAGCCACTAGGAAAACTTGGCTCCATCAATGGAAAGGATAATTGTGTCCCTCACAGCcctaataaaacagaaaaaacgTTTACTATTTCAATACCAGGATCCAGAGCGGAACCCACGGGAGAGCAGGGCGAGTACACACTGTCAATACCCGAGACAAATGCATCTATGAATGATGATATTTACACTGTGTCGATAGCTGATGACGAAGGGGGTTTGACAAGAGAGAAATCCTTCACTTTAGCCATACCAGAAAAAGGCAAGAGCCTTTTGAACAGAAACTTGCTTGACAGGCACGATATGGGGCCCGTAACAATCGCGGCGCCAGCAATCTTACGGCGTTCGTATTCCGATAATAGCGATCGGAAAACCACGAACGCTAACAACATAAAGCGTCGAATATCACTGTGTACAGAGAACTTGTCGGGGCGGAACGTGAAGTTAACTTTGCCACAAGCCAAAGTTGTGAACAAGTCAGATGAAAATTTCGATGCCGACGTCAACGATGACCATCGCGTGCCTTCGTTATTCTGCGACGAAAAACTCGATAAGGATCTCGAAGCTAAAGTTAATCTCGGCGACTCTGACCCTGAGGATTACAAAGAAAAGGTGGAAGATAAACCTAATGACCTGTACTATCAGAAAATTGACACTTATGAATTTAAAGATGAAATAAAGATCAAGGAGAATGATTCTACATCGGAAGAGGACCCACCAGGTTTGGTGTGGAATAATGGTCTAGCGCAACTTCGAGGAAGCACTCTACACTTTCGCACAAACGAATTCGGCCTGATCGATGTCATCGAAGAACCGCATCGAGATGTTACTGGTAATAATCCAAACACCAAATACCATACTCCTCTTAAACAGAGAATAGAAGGCTGTAAGGAAAAGAAACCGACATCTCCAGAAGATTTGTACCGGTGCGAGGGTTGTGGATGCCACGGTATGGCGGCCGAGTTCATAACACCCAGCTTCTGTAGCTCAACCTGCCAGACCGAAGTTCAGAAGTTACAGCAGAAGAAAAAAGACAGGGAGAGGGTGGAACTGGCTAAGAAGCGgaacaaaatgaagaaattgCTCATAAGGAAGCAACTGTCTGACTCTGACTTACTTCTAGACAGCAAAGATGATAAGTTGCCATTAAAGCATTACGACTCGGCAACTAGCGACACTCAGATATCTGAAATAATGAAAATGGGCGAAGATTTGATAGAGAACGAGAAGTATCCGTGGATGTGCGGGAAGAATGGTTTCTCCTGGATGCGCTACTTAGACGTTTGTAAAGCGAAAGCCGCGCCAGTGAAGCTGTTCAAAGATCCGTTCCCTTATAACAAGAACGGGTTCAAAGTGGGGATGCGTATGGAGGCGATAGATCCTCAGCACCCGTCGTTGTTCTGCGTAGTTTCCGTGGCAGAGGTGCAAGGCTACCGGATGCGGTTGCATTTCGACGAGTATCCGGATATGTATGATTTCTGGGTGAACGCGGACTCGATCGACATCTTCCCGGCGGGCTGGTGCGAGAAGAACAGTCGCTCTCTGAAGCCGCCGGTCGGGTACGACTCGGCGACGTTCTCGTGGCCGCTGTACTTGAAACAGATGCGCGCTGTCACGGCCCCGCGGCACCTCTTCACGCATATCACTACCGCTGTAAGaaacactgttttttttaaatatagccttaaatctatacaacgtgtaaccgagtTTGAAATAATGCAGAAgattgcataagtatatttcattaggaatcaacctgtacaaatattaaagaagcatatttatttttcgatacaaACGAATTCACAACATTCTAAGtgattacttatgacaaccctattgaagataaaagaccgacacacgcatagtacctacgctacgcgattttaattttgcatgtgatgttagggcttatatctgatttctttcaataaaaactatggcagtggtttactcaaaaacaattagTTTTTCGGTTTGtacatctaaagcctgtgaagtattatttcggttttcatttacacgacCTATATCCAATAATCTATGTAACTCACGATAGCACTTTTGTGAtccaaaattttattactttgctgttaaaaacaaaagtgggttataataataataaatgtttttaattcaggccaaatacccatatgacaaaaatgacaaaaattaaaacaaaaatccaaaaaataatgtgaaaatattacaaaaaaaaaaaaattataaacaatagtaaaatttaaaatttaaagttatatttgtatCGCAGTAGTAATtcgcattcaaataaatagttaattggCTTATTTGGCTTAATTGGCTTATGGGCTAACCTAGAACTGTTGCAGATGATGAAGCCCAACGGCTTCCGCATCAACATGAAGCTCGAGGCGGAGGACCGCCACAACGACATGGTGTGCGTGGCCACGGTGGGCGACATGCTCGACAACCGGCTGCTCATCACCTTCGACAGCTGGGACGAGGTGTACGACTACTGGGTGGACCCCAGCTCGCCCTACATCCACCCCGTGGGCTGGGCGGAGGAGAACAACATCGCGCTCACCCCACCCAACTGTGAGTCTACTTACTTTTATTCCGTACTGGCTTCTTCgaattcgtctgcgtggacttcagaattgtttccAAAGCTttgttcgttaacaattttttatcttacCACTTGAACTAATAGGGAGATTGGTATAGAAAGTCCATATCCTTTTCCGTAGCATAGTTGAGTCCTAtgttccctcgggaactacttaaggaatcggtataaaatgtagcctatgaTATTTTCCATGTTAAGGCTACATgcttgccaaatttcatccaaatcccgGATACTCAatccgtttttgcgtgattgagtaacaaacatccacactttcataattataatatcaagaAGGACAAGCtaattcatacatttttaaaatagcttaagtctaaTGCCGGCTGTACACACTCGCCGAGACACACCAAGACAGGCCGAGAACGAGTATGTACACGGTGCATTCGTCTTGTCTCGCCCTCTCGTGTCTCGCCTCGGTTGTTCTCGGTCACTGGTCGGTTTTTTGCGCCCGAGTCAAAGGGTCTCGTTGAGTCTCGCGAGGAAAACGAGAGCGAGCATGTACACACTTGTTCAGTTAGTTTATCGCCGACTGTGTTCGCGTTAAGACGGGATTCGCCATGTGGTCTAATGAACGTGAATTACAATTTCTGGAGTACTATCAAATGGAACCAataccaataaaaaattataatagctCACAGCACAAAGGCAAACAGCAGCTGCAATTTCCACGTCCATTGTCACAGAAATCTTCCGTACAAATGAAAACGCGAGTGTGTACAAGTACGCTCTCGCCGAGACTATCACCGGCCGAAACTCTCGACGAGAGGCTCTCGACGAGTGTGTACAGCCGCCATAACGAGAGTTGCATgatcaaatcctgtcggttcccaaatttttatataaaataataatagtattaaatatattacgacaatacacacattgtatcgccatccagcctcaaagtaagcgtagcttgtgttatgggtactaagataactgatgaatatttttatgaataatatacatagacacttttaatatacagatataactTGATGACCTGACAtacaaaacattcatgatcatcgcACAAATcacagaggttgcctgtaagagattgcctgcagcaataaggccgcctttgcatgcctacaatttttgctcttttgtttattctttattttatgtatattttgatgtttgtgtagTATTTCttctttactactactactacctttaccagttgtgggaatcgaacccacagccttggacacagaaagcagggtcgctgcacactgcgccaatcgaccgtcgtatatgcaatttaaaatgcaaGTTGAATATAAAACTTGTACATTTGATTTCTCTCAGATAGAAACACtataataagaattataacATTCGTACTAGCTGTTTATTAAAACGTTTAAACGTTAACCGTTTAATTACCCGAGGTACCCATCTCAAGGTTGctatcttcatcatcacatcaaacgaTTGCCAAATTCTactggaaataggtcttttgtagggagttccaaaatccacgctTGTTTtgagcggctcccagctactcatATACATGACACGTGATATCGTCTGTCGATTTCTCTGCGAAACCGTGCTCCggtcctcaggagatgttgacgttacaatgaaaaagtgttttaattgttaatgttgtttgtttgtttaatttttgtgctTTAacacattgctgaagatctgttttgtggagtattaggattgaagaaattacaaattactctatacagattctactgctttactttataattttgagATCACGAAACTACAGTGGCTTCCCTCTTTAAccacggaaccctaaaaatggcaTCTACACGGCATGTACATGCGAAGGTCGCCCTCCGAGCTAAAGCGGAAGACAATGTTTTTATTAGCATAATAATTTGAAGTAACCTGCGCTACTAAATATTATCTCGTGAAAATATACTTTGCGTCTTTTTGAGTGTGTCTGGAAAACTCGGCAACGGCAGTCTAGATAGAGCCTTAACTAAATATTGCGTAaagttaaattaagttaaaaaaggGTTTCAGCCTTGAATGTaagtttttaatgttattttataagttcGAAAGTAAGCAGCGGTCGAAATGTGATTGTGAATAAGTGAATAACAGATATATCGAGACAGATTTTTCACATTAAGTTTGTCGCTGTTAGAAATATATTTCTAGTTAATTtcttacttgatttttggtatagatttgaaaggacggagagtaacgtagcctatatatatatagtatttggGTCCCtcagcgttgcagtattccttggTAATGCGATACAGAGCTGAGGTGATCCATTGACAACAGCGACGCAAAGTTCTTTGTAATGATTGTTTTCTTATATTCATTTGTATGTATAGCTAATTactgaagcggtggtagcccagtaggtacgagctcgacttcacttaaccggaaccgagttcgaatcccagcacggcACCTCAATCGCgttttacgtaattaaaatatcactagcttcaacggtgaaggaaaacatcgtgaggaaacctgcaagcctgagagttctctccataatgttctcaaaggtgtgtggagttcaccaaaccgcactgggccagcgtggtggactgcggccttcaacccttctcattgtaagaggagacccgtgctctgtagtgggtcggtaatggatataatgatgatgatagcttATTACTagattctttttatcccagaataaCGACCGGTTCGCGAAGCAACAGCTATATATAGCAATCTTATAAAGTCAATTTTGTTTCagtccttttttattttctttactagCTAATGTCGCGACTTAGAAATCTCATAGGGAAAGTTCGATTTCCCGGTCCAAAGAGTGTTCTACATCcgtctccagaatgcaagcagtgcaaaatttaaaagaaaatggttACGCTATAAAGccgtgtataaataaaaaagggctTATATTTACCGTTATCCAGTTTATCCGGGATAAAGGGTATTATCAATGTTCAGGATCTTAAGTATAAGTGCCAGATAACATTTAAATTAGTGCAGTGGCTTCTAACGACTGTAGCCATAATTAAGCGATAGTAAACGGGATTGATGGCTTTACGTACTCTTCGAGGCGAGCCAATTTCGGCTGGTaccgaaaattctttaatagaaataaagataataataaaaagaaagaaatataattacTTGTCCGACCCTGGATTCAAACACTAGACCTCGTGATTCGCAGTTTAAAATGCtatccactagaccaacgaggcccTACAAATTATTAGTGTCTTttggaaaatattgttttataaataaaccgtCTCCGGCGTGACATTGATAACAAATGGAGTTTGTTGCCGTTCGAactgaaataaattgtaaacagCGCGTGCCGCTTGACCGTGAAATTCTTTTCGaactattgtttttaaatcattACATAAGTCGATAACATGAATATTTGAGATAATAAATTCTCCTCATACTAGGGGTGTCTCGCGCtcacaagaaataaatactgTGACTAACTGACTCGCATTGAAGTGAGTGAAAACACCGTtacgaaacctgcatgtctgagagttctccatcatgctctcaaaggtgctcatcaatccgcactggcttTATTATTGGcatttctttgattttatcCCACAAAAGATTCAAAATGCAAtagttaaaatgtatttatttaatataattgttttataaatataacctaaaataaactatttaaaatctatttaactaaataaaatctaaaacgtcctcgaaaccaaaatgcaatacatttttttataaaagagtGTTATCCTCTGTGCAGGTATCTCGATTTTATAGATTTGACCTCCATTACGATCCTTACTTTTCATTGGGAATAGTGCAATAttctttttaacaaataaacacatccctactaatattataaatgtgaatgtaagtttgtttgatacgctttcacacgaaaactacttaaccgatcttcataaaactttttatacatattcttagaggtattagaaataataaagtatacttttcattgaaaaaaaaaaatacgtaagataaaaaaaattgtgaaaaaatcttaaaatctcatatatgactataggtgtagcctttttagcagtacgctgcctcccaaaattacgcgggcgaaaccgcagggcacatctagtaaacaataaatagtataaatacaaaaacaaacaactctAACCGAATTTCTACAGTAAACAGTCCCAAAAATGAGTAAAATAAACACTCGGTATCCCCATTAGTAAACTAACGAGAATAATTAAGTATCTACAATTTAATCGTTTTGCTGTTTTACCTACTACGGTTACAGACTCGCCTTCGCAGACTAGCAAGAACTATCATATCAGGCAGTCGCCTGCCAACCGCCGACCGTGTCGGACGTATGACAGCACACATTTTATTGCACATCGCGGTTTATCAAACAGATATGTCGACTTTATGATAACTGGAAGTCACTTTAACGGTCATTTGCAACGTTTTTGATTTATGAAAGTGAGATTGAATGGattaaggttaaaaaaaacacaagtgagtcaatttgttattattatcatcgtaaTGAATTGCTTCGGCTTTGTATAATGTTGGTTTGCTACGAGTATTATAATTGTGGTTTCGTTGATAAACAACTTATATTATGCTTAAGGTTGTGGATTGTCAATAAGAATTCTTTCCATGTCTAACCTTCATAAACCCTTGTACCTTTAGTTTAACAACTTTAATTGATAGGTAGATAGTCTGTATTATACAAATTGCAGAGAAAATAAAAGATTGAAttgcaaagaaaaatatatgcgcaaaggacatatcgctttaagcgatatccttcagacaacccttaatggaAAAACCAAGTTAAGGAAAACTAAATAGTtctagcagggctagcacggccgtttgtttattacacatatattatttgcatattatttccacttatgctctgagagttgataaagctgtgacatttttatcctttccccggggatataattgtttcCTGCCGATGCTAGCTTGGATGAGGTCAATAataagtgataaaataaataacatacactatataattcataaattaatatcaaatacATGGGAAGTAACTAAACCAGTACTGATGTACAGAATTTGTGAAAATATATTGGCTGgcgttcagtggcgtgcacttcatacatgcacaaaagcactgcactgtataaaattgaaatatagcccttATAAGAGTGCCctgtatgcatactctggtaagaaacctcgtgcacgccactgctggcgTTTGCTACGTCCAGCGGTAAGGGAAATGATGATGGTGCCAGTGATGACAAGtgcgaatattttattttgtgtgaaTATTActtaccataaaaataaaatattgtcatgtttgtatgtatcacatcaacccataactggctcactacagagcacgggtctcctcccacaatgagactattcttaaggccgaagtccaccacgctggcccagtgcggattggtggactgcaccaCAAACCTGTGAGAACATGGtgaaggactctcaggcatgcaggtttcctcaagattttTCCTTTAAAGCAAGCGAAtaaatcttagaaaagttagaggtgcgtcctgGAATTGGAACTCTGCCCCCTTGAATGTGTttccataaaaataattgtataataataaatacatgttcaagttttttttacaaaataatacctTAAAAGTTAAGTctgaataaacatataataataataataaataaaaatcctttattgccatacactattgctaatacaagattaataactaaaagaatcatccattaatattaacaatatggcaaatggccgcaaactcagccttatgctgtgcattagcaacaatgctcagcgctgattttcagtctgcaccagtatccgactgagcaaacaaccgcgacgcccgagtaaatttaagaaagaaatttaaataaaagagaaaaaaaaaaaaaaacccaaataaactgtaaaagagagccaataaaactaaaactaacgcaaacttaaattaaacaagtaggtaaataaaagtaattaaaaaataaaaaaataaaatgaaaataaaatgaaatgaaatgaaattgtagaaaaaacaaaaaataaatacataacatatacatacttccaaacagtactcattttgcatagacaaatctcgctgcttcaatttgtaagttaaggtataaattttttagcttgtgtttaaatactatttcgccaagaatattatcacatgtacggaACGGAGGAGGAAGATCATTCCAGATCTTGGCCGCAGCGAATCGAAAGCAGCCCCTGAACCCTGCCTTTTTGTGTTTAGGGGTGGCTagtttcaatttattaataacccgCCTTGTATCATTATTTCTTTGCCAGTGCATTTTCTCGTACAGGTACGGTGGACACTTACCATGCAGTATTCTGTATATCATCATTGTCAGGTGCAGGTTCCTACGTGATTTCATATTCAGAATTTTGTGACTGTTAATTACGGGTGTGATATGACTTCTACGGGGCAAATCGTAACAGAACCTTGTACAAGCATTTTGCACACGTTGTATAGCATTTTCAGTTTTCCTTAACAGTCTAGGTCCATATATTGCGTCACAGTAATTAAACGATGACAAGATAAGAGACTCCACCAGAATCTGGCGAACTTTCTCTGTCAGAAAACGTCGTACACCGTAGAGTACCTTTAACTTATAGAACGCGTTACGTATTTTGATATTAAGGTGTTCACTAAATCTCAGGTCTTCGTCTATGTAGAGACCTAGGTTTTTTGCAACAGCGACGCGTTCTAAAACTTCACCATTCAACGAAATCAACGGGTTCCTCCCCTGTATCATTGCCCTTTGATGTTTGTTACCCAGAATCATATACTTAGTCTTTTTCGCATTAAGAACTAGCATATTGTCCTCGGACCATTTTGCAACGGACTCTAGGTCCCGCTTGACTAATTCCACCGCGTCTTTTGTGGATTTGGGATTAAAATGATAGTATAATTGTGTATCGTCTGCGTAGAGATGTGCACTGCAATATTTGATACTTTGTAGTATATCTgcggtgtaaattataaataataagggACTTAGACTCGATCCCTGTGGTGTACCGCGTGGGACAGTTTTTaccggcaatacacacatcgccaactagcccagGTAGTAAAcggtagcttttgttatgggtactaatctTAGTCTTCTGACTATGgaaattttcatgaataatgCACATTCATTCTTATAAAGATAGAAGATAGaccattttccagtcgtgggaatagaacccacagccttatcctcagaaagcaggttcgctgctaactgcgccaatcggcagtcacaTGACACTATCTATTTACTATAGAAGAATGTATTATTACACTTATTAGCcctgttataattattaattaatcatttagtGCACACactaatacaaaatacaaaaagaaacacaatagataaaataaaataatatacaactagtttaggtgtgcaacgGCGGTCTCAttgctaaagcgatctctcttAGACAACCTTTGCCTAAAGTAGACTGTTGTCGTACGATTGGAAAATTTCAGtaatatttaggtaaataaaaaaaccgtaatcggtttctaaggcctagtgggtaagtggcttcggctttcctttgggagcgaccgagtttgatccccggcacgcaccttttacatttcggagttatttgcgtttttaattgatgaaggaaaagatcgtgaggaaacctgcattcctgagagttatCCGTGATGTTCTAAAGggcgtaagcttatagaaaagtcattatagtataaaggattacgtaaacgataaaaaagcttgggtgtaaacaattgctctaaccaggttgcttcttaaatattttctaatgacaatgtgagatggtgataacaaaaagaacacccgactaagtttgttgtgggcttcttcttagaccagggcgcgatcggaaccctcgtagctttagttttaagtttacgattgtagttatcgccatcactactcactgctatgtacacattttgtatataataacgcatcaaaagtgccatctatgtgcctatttgaataaagaaatatttgactttgactttgcgtgtgaagtccaccaatccgcatttagcCTGTGTGGCTTAACCCTTCAATACGGCTTAGCCCTGCTCATTTTAAGAGGAGTCCTGTGCCTTGTGCTGGGCCGTGAATttgttgataaagatgatgttATAAGTATAACAACCTTATGTATAATGTGTCTTCCCCCCaccagttgcgtgcacttcatacatgcatgaAAGCACTGCGTACCCTAAAATGTTTGGACAACTCGTAAATGCGCAggaattttccatttttatgGCATTTCCTTTCTTCATCCAtatcctggtcaaaaaccctgtgaaCGCCACTGCGTGGAAGTGAAATATTAATAAGCTAATCGTCCACAGACTACAAGGACCCGTCGTCGTTCTCATGGGAGAGCTACCTGTCGGAGACGATGTCGAGTGCGGCGCCGCCCCGAGCCTTTAAAACACGCCCACCGCTAGGCTTCAAGCCGGGGATGAAACTGGAAGTCGTTGATCGGCGGGTAAGTGTTATTTATGGTCCTTGTGTCTCATGTCATCCTAGCGAGTAGCGACAGATCACTTTCCCACCGTCTAGACCACTTCGATTGGTCTATCTCCTTATTTTCGAGTTAATTAGCTGTAAATTAGACTCTCACGAATCcgacaaaataaaatgaaataaattaatagttcaagaaaactaaaaaaacactttgtacaaaaaaaacctaactattctatttataaaagcgtgatttttagtttttctttaaatattatttttattacagcaaaattaatcggttacCTATTCACCAATATAAGAGAAATCGGTGGATAAtggttagaaattaaaataatatcattcctaccttatatattaataaaaatattatttttcgaaTTAAAAAATGGAGTATTCTAATCATATTTAGAGTGTTGAAGTCTGTCTTCAATGTATCTTttaaagtttgaacgaaatcaggcCGTTTGAtggggtcaaaatcaagtccaaaggattctgttacaaacatacaaacaaatatacatgtgaagtgtaaaataaaaaaaaaaaacattatttttgtctgattgccagagagtcgtagGTTAATATTGtgttggttccgaaaattttgttatatatacaagtgtttatttgtaagtaCGTGTTAGTAACATTTCTTCCTTAACGAAAGAGACGTGTGGCTTAGTGAATTAGGGTTCTGGCACGATTACGAGTGGAAACCTATAATGGTACGGGTtaaatatagctgccatacccctaactcgctaccttcttagactgcatcaagaTGGCagtccaatttaaaaaaaataacataaaaaatggaGTTTCGTAATGTAAGTTTCATAGTAAGTAAGAGAActgttctttatatttttatttattgggttTACCAgcaattttacttaaaaatttcatacaCAAGGTATGAAAAACCATTTACAGGTAAAATGCTAATTTCGCTTATGAACTAAGAATTCTAAAAGAgtgtctaaaaaaattaaaaaaaaaaaaacgtctgtGTGCTTATGTACTCGCGTTAGATGTTAAACTTCttcggcgtaacaagataaaaatctttttaaaattttattaaattttattttagtttgtagaaaaaacgatacTAACCATAGAAAAAGTTAttcaatacattgaaagttgTATTATGACGCattatgtagttaaataaagtttatttaataaatggacatgataaacataattaaatttggaatactgaTAGATTAATTATCGGACAAttaagtttcactcaacattaaatattgaaatttttgtaCGATTTAATCAATTTAGTCACCGGATTGAGCCCGcgtagtttaataatttaaagcgtacactgtcaaaccttatagcttcTCCAGCGAgtagtt
The Pararge aegeria chromosome 6, ilParAegt1.1, whole genome shotgun sequence genome window above contains:
- the LOC120624594 gene encoding LOW QUALITY PROTEIN: uncharacterized protein LOC120624594 (The sequence of the model RefSeq protein was modified relative to this genomic sequence to represent the inferred CDS: substituted 1 base at 1 genomic stop codon), giving the protein MERKQCNSLQNFDDPKTEILKKRLLKASSTPVTSNLAQGNSQHNVLLNTLRAPISSSMIVSSVQAPQSSIPITHNLVTHSLAPMKIHTSNSPYPLQLSTVHVPVQIPGSTSNINVPVQLSGATSSMPLQLAPVSLPLQVSTTTNVPVQLPAGDTINVPLQIPNVNDSXNANQNIQLTGPTLPSMPLLQNSQPLHSSIIHLLGSNPRPTNLDGSTDMTTSTQLQHPDSGLQVKMNNPTSVAQMQISSTSTVMQIPNSSTNSIHLSLPNNGGPGGVQLRGAPRTVPHVVYIQTPTGLKPVTSTEVISQASTSGNPPQIIVRRPVPNNSNIHLISNVGTKPNIAPKMPGQNKSSILAPANTAQPIVIQKPKTNDKMIPVSIAPGSHGKQAIAYLSSVKKPNNKTVSENQSILISSNQTNVNSNNQKLFLTPMNVPKIPNTKFILPVTLPATMASKGPIINLQIANGQIQNDPQGNITVMRDTPVETSEMPPLQPLGKLGSINGKDNCVPHSPNKTEKTFTISIPGSRAEPTGEQGEYTLSIPETNASMNDDIYTVSIADDEGGLTREKSFTLAIPEKGKSLLNRNLLDRHDMGPVTIAAPAILRRSYSDNSDRKTTNANNIKRRISLCTENLSGRNVKLTLPQAKVVNKSDENFDADVNDDHRVPSLFCDEKLDKDLEAKVNLGDSDPEDYKEKVEDKPNDLYYQKIDTYEFKDEIKIKENDSTSEEDPPGLVWNNGLAQLRGSTLHFRTNEFGLIDVIEEPHRDVTGNNPNTKYHTPLKQRIEGCKEKKPTSPEDLYRCEGCGCHGMAAEFITPSFCSSTCQTEVQKLQQKKKDRERVELAKKRNKMKKLLIRKQLSDSDLLLDSKDDKLPLKHYDSATSDTQISEIMKMGEDLIENEKYPWMCGKNGFSWMRYLDVCKAKAAPVKLFKDPFPYNKNGFKVGMRMEAIDPQHPSLFCVVSVAEVQGYRMRLHFDEYPDMYDFWVNADSIDIFPAGWCEKNSRSLKPPVGYDSATFSWPLYLKQMRAVTAPRHLFTHITTAMMKPNGFRINMKLEAEDRHNDMVCVATVGDMLDNRLLITFDSWDEVYDYWVDPSSPYIHPVGWAEENNIALTPPNYYKDPSSFSWESYLSETMSSAAPPRAFKTRPPLGFKPGMKLEVVDRRVPFLIRVATISAVKGHQVRVSFDGWPEELSCWLEDDSPDLHPVGWCLKTGHPLEPPLTAEELRISGPCGVGGCRGLGSVRGGSHKQHGAASACPYRSQRPASPPDRLQRSGKPKSISTSTPNSDAPKEKLPRGRPPKHKRVEEVAKNDPVSDDESVSSSGGKRWRGSGSEDRARCSSRRDSPARTQASRLSRHSPPSAQLSPLHSLPGPTLPRALVARHLADLALPSDPDSWTQKDVAALLSRVAGATAGAAAATARVSGAELLMASCEELVHCLRLRLGPAIKVYATVRHLRDTLS